Part of the Deinococcus aestuarii genome is shown below.
CGTGGCGGTGGGGAGGCCAGCCGCTCCAGTTGCCGCTGGGCGTGTAGACCTCGTACAGCAGCAGCCGCTCGGCGGGAAGGTCCGGGCCGAGGATGTGGCTGACCTGCCGGGTGGCGTTCGCTCCGCCGCGCAACTCGACCCGAATCTCCTCCGGACGGATGAGGCGGACGGGCAAGCGGCCCTCGGCGGGGGCGCCGCCTATCGCGTAGGTGCTGTCCTGCGTGGCGGTCAGCGTGTAAGTCGTGCCCGGAGGCAGGTACAGCACGTGCGGAAGCCCGGTGAAGACGCTTTCCCGCCGCAGCGGGTATGTCTCCCCGTTCACCTCGGCGGCGAGGTCGCCCTCCTGCGGCACGAGGGCCATCTCCAGCCCGCCCGTCTCGCCCGCTCTGGCCTCGCCCGCCTTCAGGTGCTCGACCCGGAAGGTGAGGTACTGCCACCCGGCGCTCTCGGCGGTGATGCTGGGGCGCGCGTCGGGGGTCGTGGAGAAGTGGTTCGTCCCCGTCACGTCGTCACCTCGCCCACCCGGGCGCGTGGGTTGAGGAGTTCGAGGTACGGTGCGGCGGTCCGCTCCACGGCGGCGCGGATGACGGCGTATCCGGCGCGGTGGGAGGTCAGACCCGGCGTCTCCTCGCTCCACGCTTTCCTCACGGCACGGTAGAGGGCGCTCCCAATATTCACCTTCACTACGCCGCAG
Proteins encoded:
- the iolB gene encoding 5-deoxy-glucuronate isomerase produces the protein MTGTNHFSTTPDARPSITAESAGWQYLTFRVEHLKAGEARAGETGGLEMALVPQEGDLAAEVNGETYPLRRESVFTGLPHVLYLPPGTTYTLTATQDSTYAIGGAPAEGRLPVRLIRPEEIRVELRGGANATRQVSHILGPDLPAERLLLYEVYTPSGNWSGWPPHRHDGRLGSLYIEETYYYRVLPPEGWAVHRNYSPEDGEDELLLARDGDLILSRRGYHPVAAAPGSNVYYLNYMAGEAQGEERSRPPVDEAAWGWMRQDWGGRAMELPFGEARRGEARPVLGGQDETLVQEDPAQAASEAPPP